A single window of Larimichthys crocea isolate SSNF chromosome XII, L_crocea_2.0, whole genome shotgun sequence DNA harbors:
- the fbxw9 gene encoding F-box/WD repeat-containing protein 9, with the protein MSEVRVNLCEEAQHVQDGSSPEASSSDLQSLQPATSSDVSPSPSTEARGLLSLPWEMVTHIASHLPAHCVIAVLPKVCQALGNVGKDNTAWQLRAHRLIGSRAGFPVGPKEDFDWPCACLEMEQLITCWTGQGHLVARRTQEEEDEEEERERVRRQQRGDGGQDGEAAAEGREDGREGEIEGVGVVAQEVAYGVDEGMEVAMEGEDGEMQPVVGGDQLARLREALEERLDDDAAALMEDADGGQGGALNHREALADPRNLGNGQVEMEQHPPSRSPSPPPALECITLPSGHIAQVNSVLLVGGEGKVCATGSRDWNVKLWDLQASSGGTLLHTLGGQGDFSTHRGWVWCLASQGPLLASGGFDSTVRLWDLEAGGAERGLIRPGAAVLCLSCQTDVLLAGTFDKRVSMYDTRAAEPLVKSLRLHGNAVMCLAADDKYIISGSKDCTVAVYDRRAGKGLKRLRLSSYLLSMDYSGSEVWAGDNSGMLHSFSMQAGTIKPLSQFDVGHTALVTGIHRSPGSLYTCSSDRTVKVHIPCAPPRTLCTLHHQAGVNGLSVDAGVLAIASGDLCVEVWRPRK; encoded by the exons ATGTCTGAGGTCAGGGTGAACCTGTGTGAGGAGGCACAGCATGTCCAGGATGGATCATCTCCTGAAGCGTCCAGCTCGGACCTGCAGAG TCTTCAGCCTGCGACCTCATCAGATGTTAGTCCCTCACCTTCCACCGAGGCGAGGGGCTTGTTGTCATTACCGTGGGAGATGGTAACCCACATTGCCTCGCACCTTCCCGCTCACTGTGTCATCGCCGTGCTGCCAAAG GTCTGTCAAGCACTGGGTAATGTGGGTAAGGACAACACTGCATGGCAGCTCCGGGCACACAGACTAATAGGATCCCGAGCTGGCTTTCCGGTGGGGCCAAAGGAGGACTTTGACTGGCCTTGTGCCTGCCTGGAAATGGAGCAGCTGATAACCTGCTGGACAGGTCAAGGGCACCTCGTGGCCAGAAGGacccaagaagaagaagatgaggaggaggaaagggaacGTGTGAGGCGGCAGCAGCGAGGCGACGGAGGGCAGGATGGAGAAGCCGCTGCGGAAGGACGGGAAGATGGTAGAGAGGGTGAGATAGAAGGAGTGGGAGTGGTTGCGCAGGAGGTTGCGTACGGTGTTGATGAAGGGATGGAGGTGGCAATGGAAGGGGAAGATGGTGAAATGCAGCCCGTCGTCGGTGGGGATCAACTGGCAAGACTGAGAGAGGCTTTGGAGGAGAGACTGGACGACGACGCAGCAGCACTAATGGAAGACGCTGATGGGGGTCAAGGTGGTGCTCTTAATCACAGAGAAGCCTTGGCAGACCCCAGGAATCTAGGTAATGGACAGGTAGAGATGGAGCAACATCCACCCTCCAGAAGTCCTAGCCCACCTCCAGCCCTGGAGTGCATCACCTTACCTTCAGGCCACATTGCCCAGGTCAACTCAGTCCTCCTTGTCGGGGGAGAGGGGAAAGTTTGTGCCACGGGTTCCAGAGACTGGAACGTCAAACTGTGGGATCTACAAGCAAGCTCTGGTGGCACGTTGCTGCACACACTGGGAGGGCAGGGTGACTTCAGCACCCATCGGGGCTGGGTCTGGTGCCTGGCATCTCAGGGACCTCTGCTGGCTTCAGGGGGCTTCGACAGCACCGTGAGGCTGTGGGACCTAGAGGCAGGCGGTGCAGAGAGAGGCCTGATCAGGCCTGGGGCTGCTGTCCTCTGCTTGTCCTGTCAGACGGATGTATTGCTGGCTGGTACATTCGACAAGAGGGTCAGCATGTATGACACCAGAG CTGCTGAGCCCTTGGTGAAAAGCCTCCGTCTCCATGGTAACGCTGTAATGTGCCTAGCTGCAGATGACAAGTACATCATCTCTGGGAGTAAAGACTGCACTGTGGCTGTCTATGACCGCAGGGCAGGCAAAGGCTTGAAGAGACTTCGG CTGAGCTCTTACCTGCTGTCTATGGACTACAGTGGATCTGAAGTATGGGCGGGGGACAACAGCGGCATGCTGCACTCCTTCTCCATGCAGGCTGGGACCATTAAACCCTTGTCCCAGTTTGACGTGGGACACACAGCTCTAGTCACTGGCATCCACAGGTCCCCCGGAAGCCTCTACACATGTTCATCTGATCGGACTGTCAAG GTACATATCCCCTGTGCGCCTCCAAGGACGCTTTGCACACTACATCA